Genomic segment of Drosophila ananassae strain 14024-0371.13 chromosome 2L, ASM1763931v2, whole genome shotgun sequence:
caaaaacccAAGAAAACTGAATTAAAATGAGAGCAAGGAGCGTATTTACATTCACATGCATGACTCATATTCGCAGCAGGATACCGTGAGAGAGGGAGCTTAGCCGGCTTTGTTGTTGCCACAATTGGGAGAGCCAGTTCGGGAGAGAACGGGTGTCGGAGAGAAAGCGTGCCAATCAGCTGTGCCTTCCGAGTCCTTGACTGACTAAAAAAAAGTGGCTTGAGAACAAATTGGAATCGTGGGAATATGCGGCTTAACTTTTTCCGCTTTCCTTTGTACCTTTCCAAACAGACAAACTTTCGTCTTAACTTCCGGCTTCGGTTCTCCGTTTACAGTCGGAGGCCCTCTCATATTTTTCGCTGCAGCCATCGTGTCCTTGACAACAGTTTTGACATTGACACCCTCTCTCTCTTGCTCCCTTTCTCCCACCCCCACACTCAATCACTGGCAGTGCAAAAGACAGAGAAGAAGAGAGGAAGTTACTTTGGTGCAGCTTCCTTGCCATTGTTGGCTCTGACACCTGTTGAGTGTTGACTGTTTACACTGGACTTTAGTTCTTAAAACAGATTTACAAAATCGAGCATGAGGTATTACGGTAAACAATGCGAGCTACACACACATGGGTAATGGGGTGTGACTATTTAGGCCATAAATTCGGATGGAAATTTCTAAATAGCTTGTGTATAATAAAGACAAATAACAAAGTAATTAATTTCCCGAGTCAATTGtacatttttcatttaaagttTTTCCAAAACTACCTCAAATGCTTGATTTttactcttatttttttgtagttgAATAAAACTTAAACTCCACCTAAACACGAGAAGATGTTCATAAATCTTGCCCATTTCGAATAATAAATATGCGGAGTTTTTAAGGTTTTCTGGAAGCTCAAcggaaataaattatttattttactaatttcccttttaattatttgtaaGCTTTTTACCTCATTTTTAAATTCCACGTTTATGTCAATCATAAATACTCCCGAGACACACCCATCCCAGCAATATACCCGCAGGCCTCAACCCACCTACTGGGTGTTCAAAATCAAagcaaaatttgtttatttatttatggccCAGACGAATGCGTACAAACATTCGCACTTTGATGGGAATCGTTTCCAGCTGTCGGGGGCTTTTCAGGCCCAAATAAGGGGTCTGCTGGGGGCCAGGTCTATAAAAGTGATGGATGATACAGTTTCATGAGGCTGACACGCCCAGCAAAGTTTTGCCCGGTGCCAATGGGTTTTCAATTGCATTTTAATCTCCCGGGAGTTGGCAACACATTCTATTTTTACCTCCCCACCTGCACAGCACAGAATGAAGGGTTGTGAAGAGCCGGGATAGCAGTACCTAAGCTGGTCATGATTGGGGGCCGGAGATGCAGCGAGGCCGCTCGAAGGCTGCGCCAGCGTCCGGACCACCTGGAGCTGGCCGTGATGGAGCGACAGGAGGACGAAGAGGTGGACTATCGGATAGCCACGGATGAAGCTGTAACCGCAGATAGAGCTGCTGTATCAGAATCAGCATCCGGTCGGAGAACCCGTTGGTTCCACTTTGCCAGGAGCTCTAAAAATCGAAGAAAACGACTGCACTGCGAGGATGACGGGGAGGAAGGCGATAAGAATTCCGCAGAGGAGACTGGTCGAAGGGCGCGCCTGGCCCAGCCGGAGGGTATGAATATTGGCAGCTCCACGCAGACCATTGCCACGCCGCTGATGACGGGGGACAGCTTCTATAGCCTGGCCACTGGCGCAGCCAATCCCTCAGTTGCCAAGTCTGAGGACCTGGAACAGTATAAGCAGAGGGATCCGTCCGTGGTTTCGGAAACCAAGTCGGCGCGCAGTATGAGGCGTCTTTCCCAGATGAGGAGGCGGCGCAGTTCGTACTACTTTTCGGGTATTTAAGTCCTTCCTAATTTTAGATATTGTGTTGGATTAAAATAGcttaaaattgtttataataattaaGATAATAATAGAGTCTATTTGGATACAACTATTAAAAAGTTGAAATTAACTCACAATTTAAAATGCATTCCCCTTAGACAACGAACGAAGGATCCGCGCCAACGACAAGGAATTCAATTCGCAATTTAAATATCACGTAAGTTTAATACTCCTCGAGGCCACCACTCctttatatttctttaatgcATCTTAAATTTCAGAACAACTACATAAAAACCTCAAAGTATTCCATATTTACCTTTCTGCCCTTCAATCTGCTGGAGCAGTTCCAGCGATTGGCCAACTTCTATTTCCTATGCCTCTTGGTCCTGCAGCTCATACCCGCTATCTCCTCCCTTACGCCAGTGACCACAGCCATTCCCCTGATAGGAGTACTCACACTGACAGCCGTGAAGGACGCCTACGATGACATAGTAATATATAGAATCATGCTATTTTCTTGGTTTAAGCTAACATTTGTTCCATCCTTCCAGCAACGCCATCTGTCCGACTCCCAGGTTAACAATCGCAAGTCGAAAACGCTGCGCAATGGCAAGCTGGTGGAGGCCAAGTGGTCGGAGGTGCAGGTGGGCGATGTCATCCGGCTGGACAACAACCAATTTGTGGCCGCCGACATCCTTTTACTGTCCACCTCGGAGCCAAATGGTCTGTGCTTTATCGAGACCGCTGAGCTGGACGGTGAGACGAATCTCAAGGCTAAGCAGTGCCTCACGGAGACCATCGAACTGGGCGACCGCAACGATTCTCTTTGGAATTTCAACGGGGAGATTATATGCGAGCGACCAAACAATTTGCTGAACAAGTTTGATGGCACTCTGATGTGGCGGGGACAGAGATTCGCTCTGGACAATGAGAAGATCCTGCTGCGAGGATGTGTGCTTCGGAACACACAGTGGTGCTATGGGGTGGTGGTCTTCGCCGGAGTGGACACCAAGCTGATGCAGAACTCCGGAAAAACACAATTCAAGAGTACTGGCGTGGATCGCCTGCtcaactttattattattgggGTGGGTCTTACATTCCGTTGGTATTTTATAAAAGCTTACATTATTTCTTCAACTGTAGATTGTTCTCTTTCTGGTGTCCATTTGCGCATTCTTTGCAATTGGTTGCTCCGTTTGGGAGGGCTTCATTGGCCAGCACTTTCAAGCGTACCTGCCCTGGGAGCGCATCATTCCCAAGGATTACATACCCACGGGAGCCACCGTCATTGGTTTGCTGGTGTTCTTCTCGTATGCCATAGTCTTAAACACAGTTGTGCCAATCTCACTCTACGTTTCAGTAGAGGTAGGTATTAGCCCACTGCAAACTCAATACCCGATGCTAATGATTTCCCCAGGTCATCCGCTTTGTACAATCGTTCCTCATTAACTGGGATGAGGAGATGTACTATGCGACCACCAATACCTATGCCAAAGCCCGCACCACCACGCTGAACGAGGAGCTGGGCCAGATTCAGTACATCTTCTCGGACAAGACGGGCACCCTGACGCAGAACATTATGACGTTTAACAAGTGCAGCATTAATGGTCGGACCTATGGAGATGTCATCGACCTGCGAACTGGCGAGCTCATCGAAATAACCGAGGTAAGTACTGGGTTTGGCTGGGTTTTCGGTGTCTGGGTCTGCTAGGCTAATATAGTTTAACCTCTAACATGGTTGTGGGAGTGTTGTGTTGTGAGTATCGGTGTCCGTTTTTTTTGCACACTCTGCCAAATCAGATTTCCAGCCATCTCAAACTTGAGTGGGACACTGTGTGTTTGTTTACTTAATTGTGCCTAGCgtctagcaaaaaaaaaaaatagaaaacaaaaactcaCATTACTCGTTATAGCAGCAAACAATTTTCCAAAATAGCAACACCGGCCCCCCAGTaggtggagcagcagccacagctGCGTCAGCACAGTCCCCACCCATCATCCTGGTGCACAAGGCCGAGGTGCACGCCAAGAAGAGTTCCGTAGTGGTCACGGTCTCGGGTGAAACACAGCCTGTCCCCGCCAGATCGGAGCTTTCACGGAAACAAGTGCGTTACTCCGCGCCCAGTCGCAGCCAAGAGGATAACCCCGATGGTTTGGCGCCCAAAGCAAGCGGTGGCCTTTCCCCAGCCAGCTGTCATGAGGACCAGAGACGGAGCAGCCTGGGAGCAGGATTGGGGGGCTGCTTCAAGCGCAGCGGTCCCGTTCGCCAATTGTCCCGCACAAGCAGTTGCGACAAAGTAAAGATCTTGCATGCCTCCGAAACAGAAACCACAGAAATTGTCACAGAAACACAAGATACAACCCACCCACAAAAGCACCCAGCACAAGCACAGCACCATCGCAAAAAGCTGCTCAAGCTCCGGTTCAAGAAAGCCCCCTCGGCAGCCGATGAAGGCGACTGCAGTACCACCAACCACAACCAGCACCACAGTCACCAAatcctccaccaccaccagaatGCATTCGCCACCAATTGGAGTTCGTCGCCTCAGAGAGTGCACGTATGCATGTTGCATGACCTTTCATAACCAAAATTCTATCGTATCGCTATGTGAATTACTAACATTTTTTtcatgtatatatatttttgtatatatggTCATCCATCCATCAAATCGCGTAAACTCCCTTCACAATAGTTTATTTCGTATTTGTTATCAAGCTCTATTTGTTATAGATTCCTTtaataagttttattttatttattgatctGTTATTGAACCTCACATGTACAAAATGTTGATGAAATAAAATAGCAATAGAGCAATAGAAGACagtaatattatattttacacCCTAAACTAATAAATGTCACATATTACTGGGCTCATCCCAATGTTTGAAGAGTTTTAAACAAGTAGATTACATTGAATTcagaatatatacatatatgttccaccttaaaaaaatgttggacACTTTGTTACTaacaaatacacaaatatgAATATCTCAAGAAGCTGTTACTTTTATAACTACAATTAACTTTGGGACTAATATTGTTTTAATACTACGCCTCTCGCTTAATATCGTATACAGGCTACGCTTTATACTTACCGTAAACAACAGAGTTACTTACAGtattgtttttgaatttttgtataattCTTTTTTTGAGAAATATTTAACTGAAGTCTATTCCACAGGCCGTACAAAGCGTCGACTTCTCGGCGAATCCCCACCATGAAAGCGATTTCCGGTGGTATGATCGCACGCTGCTGGATGCCGTTCGCTCAGACGAAGAGCACTCGCATGTGTTTTTCCGCCTGCTGGCCCTTTGCCATACAGTCATGGCCGAGACTGTGGACGGAAAACTGGAGTACCAGGCCCAAAGTCCCGATGAGGCAGCCCTCGTTTCTGCGGCCCGCAACTTTGGCTTTGTTTTTCGCACACGGACACCGAATAGTATTACCATCGAGGTGATGGGTCGCACGGAGGTAAGTGTGAAGTCTTTGGTAATGTCATTAGTATTTAATGTTTCGTTTTTAGGAATATGAGCTCCTAAACATCCTAGATTTTAACAATGTCCGCAAGCGTATGTCTGTGATCCTCCGCCGCGGCGATTCCGTCGTCCTTTATTGCAAAGGAGCGGACAATGTGATATACGATCGCCTGCATGGAGGCCAGGAAGACCTAAAGGCGCGAACTCAAGATCACCTCAATGTGAGTTTTTTCACTAAATTGTAGATATTTATACTAAtgattttgtatattttacaGAAATTCGCTGGTGAGGGTCTTCGAACTTTGGTTCTGGCCGAGAGGCGCCTGACCGAACAGTACTACAATGATTGGCGAATGCGTCAACAGGAAGCTGCCCTCTCCCTGGACTCCCGGGAACAGAAACTAAATGCCATTTACGAGGAGATCGAAAGCGAAATGCAGTTGGTGGGCGTGACGGCCATCGAAGATAAGTTACAAGATGGTGTTCCGAAATCCATAGCCAACTTGCAGAATGCTGGCATCAAGATCTGGGTCTTAACTGGGGATAAGCAAGGTGAGTCCAAAGTTTATAGATATATAAtatcatttaataatatatatactcaAACCATAGAAACGGCCATCAACATCGGTTACTCCTGCCAACTTCTAACGGATGAGCTGGCTGATGTCTTCATAGTGGATGGAAATTCTGTCGAAGA
This window contains:
- the LOC6500529 gene encoding probable phospholipid-transporting ATPase IM isoform X7; amino-acid sequence: MIGGRRCSEAARRLRQRPDHLELAVMERQEDEEVDYRIATDEAVTADRAAVSESASGRRTRWFHFARSSKNRRKRLHCEDDGEEGDKNSAEETGRRARLAQPEGMNIGSSTQTIATPLMTGDSFYSLATGAANPSVAKSEDLEQYKQRDPSVVSETKSARSMRRLSQMRRRRSSYYFSDNERRIRANDKEFNSQFKYHNNYIKTSKYSIFTFLPFNLLEQFQRLANFYFLCLLVLQLIPAISSLTPVTTAIPLIGVLTLTAVKDAYDDIQRHLSDSQVNNRKSKTLRNGKLVEAKWSEVQVGDVIRLDNNQFVAADILLLSTSEPNGLCFIETAELDGETNLKAKQCLTETIELGDRNDSLWNFNGEIICERPNNLLNKFDGTLMWRGQRFALDNEKILLRGCVLRNTQWCYGVVVFAGVDTKLMQNSGKTQFKSTGVDRLLNFIIIGIVLFLVSICAFFAIGCSVWEGFIGQHFQAYLPWERIIPKDYIPTGATVIGLLVFFSYAIVLNTVVPISLYVSVEVIRFVQSFLINWDEEMYYATTNTYAKARTTTLNEELGQIQYIFSDKTGTLTQNIMTFNKCSINGRTYGDVIDLRTGELIEITEAVQSVDFSANPHHESDFRWYDRTLLDAVRSDEEHSHVFFRLLALCHTVMAETVDGKLEYQAQSPDEAALVSAARNFGFVFRTRTPNSITIEVMGRTEEYELLNILDFNNVRKRMSVILRRGDSVVLYCKGADNVIYDRLHGGQEDLKARTQDHLNKFAGEGLRTLVLAERRLTEQYYNDWRMRQQEAALSLDSREQKLNAIYEEIESEMQLVGVTAIEDKLQDGVPKSIANLQNAGIKIWVLTGDKQETAINIGYSCQLLTDELADVFIVDGNSVEEVEKQLRQFKESIKIYNRFRPGGSEGLERLNSESTIDPMSAAITQTSAFMQETNLPPTPPPPPAISVVTFRWDDKIKDNKGGPDSAECNDLFGDEKKSVGGGTASIMIDENTGFALVVNGHSLVHCLSPELENKFLDIASQCKAVICCRVTPLQKALVVELIKRAKNAVTLAIGDGANDVSMIKAAHIGVGISGQEGLQAVLSSDYAIAQFRYLERLLLVHGRWSYYRMCKFLRYFFYKNFAFTLCHCWYSLFCGFSAQTVFDPMFISVYNLFYTSLPVLALGVFEQDVSDKNSLEFPRLYTPGLKSELFNIREFIYSVLHGAFTSLILFLIPYGVYKDGVSQHGFIVSDHMTLGAVVATILIVDNTAQISLYTSYWTVVNHVTIWGSLVWYFVLDYFYNYVIGGPYVGSLTQAMKDMTFWFTMLITVMMLVSPVLAYKFYLLDVHPSLSDKIRQKSLKKIHSRASSNVRRTASSRRGRRSVRSGYAFAHQEGFGRLITSGKIMHKLPQDFAFPLGLGTKKTQALHNNLTSADGTTEKTNHSGQDMANNNNTNLRHNQNQNHSSMADITGDGRSSGGEGGRGSGGSEDMSPRAPCQDLDTINL
- the LOC6500529 gene encoding probable phospholipid-transporting ATPase IM isoform X3 yields the protein MIGGRRCSEAARRLRQRPDHLELAVMERQEDEEVDYRIATDEAVTADRAAVSESASGRRTRWFHFARSSKNRRKRLHCEDDGEEGDKNSAEETGRRARLAQPEGMNIGSSTQTIATPLMTGDSFYSLATGAANPSVAKSEDLEQYKQRDPSVVSETKSARSMRRLSQMRRRRSSYYFSDNERRIRANDKEFNSQFKYHNNYIKTSKYSIFTFLPFNLLEQFQRLANFYFLCLLVLQLIPAISSLTPVTTAIPLIGVLTLTAVKDAYDDIQRHLSDSQVNNRKSKTLRNGKLVEAKWSEVQVGDVIRLDNNQFVAADILLLSTSEPNGLCFIETAELDGETNLKAKQCLTETIELGDRNDSLWNFNGEIICERPNNLLNKFDGTLMWRGQRFALDNEKILLRGCVLRNTQWCYGVVVFAGVDTKLMQNSGKTQFKSTGVDRLLNFIIIGIVLFLVSICAFFAIGCSVWEGFIGQHFQAYLPWERIIPKDYIPTGATVIGLLVFFSYAIVLNTVVPISLYVSVEVIRFVQSFLINWDEEMYYATTNTYAKARTTTLNEELGQIQYIFSDKTGTLTQNIMTFNKCSINGRTYGDVIDLRTGELIEITEQQTIFQNSNTGPPVGGAAATAASAQSPPIILVHKAEVHAKKSSVVVTVSGETQPVPARSELSRKQVRYSAPSRSQEDNPDGLAPKASGGLSPASCHEDQRRSSLGAGLGGCFKRSGPVRQLSRTSSCDKVKILHASETETTEIVTETQDTTHPQKHPAQAQHHRKKLLKLRFKKAPSAADEGDCSTTNHNQHHSHQILHHHQNAFATNWSSSPQRVHAVQSVDFSANPHHESDFRWYDRTLLDAVRSDEEHSHVFFRLLALCHTVMAETVDGKLEYQAQSPDEAALVSAARNFGFVFRTRTPNSITIEVMGRTEEYELLNILDFNNVRKRMSVILRRGDSVVLYCKGADNVIYDRLHGGQEDLKARTQDHLNKFAGEGLRTLVLAERRLTEQYYNDWRMRQQEAALSLDSREQKLNAIYEEIESEMQLVGVTAIEDKLQDGVPKSIANLQNAGIKIWVLTGDKQETAINIGYSCQLLTDELADVFIVDGNSVEEVEKQLRQFKESIKIYNRFRPGGSEGLERLNSESTIDPMSAAITQTSAFMQETNLPPTPPPPPAISVVTFSAECNDLFGDEKKSVGGGTASIMIDENTGFALVVNGHSLVHCLSPELENKFLDIASQCKAVICCRVTPLQKALVVELIKRAKNAVTLAIGDGANDVSMIKAAHIGVGISGQEGLQAVLSSDYAIAQFRYLERLLLVHGRWSYYRMCKFLRYFFYKNFAFTLCHCWYSLFCGFSAQTVFDPMFISVYNLFYTSLPVLALGVFEQDVSDKNSLEFPRLYTPGLKSELFNIREFIYSVLHGAFTSLILFLIPYGVYKDGVSQHGFIVSDHMTLGAVVATILIVDNTAQISLYTSYWTVVNHVTIWGSLVWYFVLDYFYNYVIGGPYVGSLTQAMKDMTFWFTMLITVMMLVSPVLAYKFYLLDVHPSLSDKIRQKSLKKIHSRASSNVRRTASSRRGRRSVRSGYAFAHQEGFGRLITSGKIMHKLPQDFAFPLGLGTKKTQALHNNLTSADGTTEKTNHSGQDMANNNNTNLRHNQNQNHSSMADITGDGRSSGGEGGRGSGGSEDMSPRAPCQDLDTINL
- the LOC6500529 gene encoding phospholipid-transporting ATPase ID isoform X4, giving the protein MIGGRRCSEAARRLRQRPDHLELAVMERQEDEEVDYRIATDEAVTADRAAVSESASGRRTRWFHFARSSKNRRKRLHCEDDGEEGDKNSAEETGRRARLAQPEGMNIGSSTQTIATPLMTGDSFYSLATGAANPSVAKSEDLEQYKQRDPSVVSETKSARSMRRLSQMRRRRSSYYFSDNERRIRANDKEFNSQFKYHNNYIKTSKYSIFTFLPFNLLEQFQRLANFYFLCLLVLQLIPAISSLTPVTTAIPLIGVLTLTAVKDAYDDIQRHLSDSQVNNRKSKTLRNGKLVEAKWSEVQVGDVIRLDNNQFVAADILLLSTSEPNGLCFIETAELDGETNLKAKQCLTETIELGDRNDSLWNFNGEIICERPNNLLNKFDGTLMWRGQRFALDNEKILLRGCVLRNTQWCYGVVVFAGVDTKLMQNSGKTQFKSTGVDRLLNFIIIGIVLFLVSICAFFAIGCSVWEGFIGQHFQAYLPWERIIPKDYIPTGATVIGLLVFFSYAIVLNTVVPISLYVSVEVIRFVQSFLINWDEEMYYATTNTYAKARTTTLNEELGQIQYIFSDKTGTLTQNIMTFNKCSINGRTYGDVIDLRTGELIEITEQQTIFQNSNTGPPVGGAAATAASAQSPPIILVHKAEVHAKKSSVVVTVSGETQPVPARSELSRKQVRYSAPSRSQEDNPDGLAPKASGGLSPASCHEDQRRSSLGAGLGGCFKRSGPVRQLSRTSSCDKAVQSVDFSANPHHESDFRWYDRTLLDAVRSDEEHSHVFFRLLALCHTVMAETVDGKLEYQAQSPDEAALVSAARNFGFVFRTRTPNSITIEVMGRTEEYELLNILDFNNVRKRMSVILRRGDSVVLYCKGADNVIYDRLHGGQEDLKARTQDHLNKFAGEGLRTLVLAERRLTEQYYNDWRMRQQEAALSLDSREQKLNAIYEEIESEMQLVGVTAIEDKLQDGVPKSIANLQNAGIKIWVLTGDKQETAINIGYSCQLLTDELADVFIVDGNSVEEVEKQLRQFKESIKIYNRFRPGGSEGLERLNSESTIDPMSAAITQTSAFMQETNLPPTPPPPPAISVVTFRWDDKIKDNKGGPDSAECNDLFGDEKKSVGGGTASIMIDENTGFALVVNGHSLVHCLSPELENKFLDIASQCKAVICCRVTPLQKALVVELIKRAKNAVTLAIGDGANDVSMIKAAHIGVGISGQEGLQAVLSSDYAIAQFRYLERLLLVHGRWSYYRMCKFLRYFFYKNFAFTLCHCWYSLFCGFSAQTVFDPMFISVYNLFYTSLPVLALGVFEQDVSDKNSLEFPRLYTPGLKSELFNIREFIYSVLHGAFTSLILFLIPYGVYKDGVSQHGFIVSDHMTLGAVVATILIVDNTAQISLYTSYWTVVNHVTIWGSLVWYFVLDYFYNYVIGGPYVGSLTQAMKDMTFWFTMLITVMMLVSPVLAYKFYLLDVHPSLSDKIRQKSLKKIHSRASSNVRRTASSRRGRRSVRSGYAFAHQEGFGRLITSGKIMHKLPQDFAFPLGLGTKKTQALHNNLTSADGTTEKTNHSGQDMANNNNTNLRHNQNQNHSSMADITGDGRSSGGEGGRGSGGSEDMSPRAPCQDLDTINL
- the LOC6500529 gene encoding phospholipid-transporting ATPase ID isoform X1; the protein is MIGGRRCSEAARRLRQRPDHLELAVMERQEDEEVDYRIATDEAVTADRAAVSESASGRRTRWFHFARSSKNRRKRLHCEDDGEEGDKNSAEETGRRARLAQPEGMNIGSSTQTIATPLMTGDSFYSLATGAANPSVAKSEDLEQYKQRDPSVVSETKSARSMRRLSQMRRRRSSYYFSDNERRIRANDKEFNSQFKYHNNYIKTSKYSIFTFLPFNLLEQFQRLANFYFLCLLVLQLIPAISSLTPVTTAIPLIGVLTLTAVKDAYDDIQRHLSDSQVNNRKSKTLRNGKLVEAKWSEVQVGDVIRLDNNQFVAADILLLSTSEPNGLCFIETAELDGETNLKAKQCLTETIELGDRNDSLWNFNGEIICERPNNLLNKFDGTLMWRGQRFALDNEKILLRGCVLRNTQWCYGVVVFAGVDTKLMQNSGKTQFKSTGVDRLLNFIIIGIVLFLVSICAFFAIGCSVWEGFIGQHFQAYLPWERIIPKDYIPTGATVIGLLVFFSYAIVLNTVVPISLYVSVEVIRFVQSFLINWDEEMYYATTNTYAKARTTTLNEELGQIQYIFSDKTGTLTQNIMTFNKCSINGRTYGDVIDLRTGELIEITEQQTIFQNSNTGPPVGGAAATAASAQSPPIILVHKAEVHAKKSSVVVTVSGETQPVPARSELSRKQVRYSAPSRSQEDNPDGLAPKASGGLSPASCHEDQRRSSLGAGLGGCFKRSGPVRQLSRTSSCDKVKILHASETETTEIVTETQDTTHPQKHPAQAQHHRKKLLKLRFKKAPSAADEGDCSTTNHNQHHSHQILHHHQNAFATNWSSSPQRVHAVQSVDFSANPHHESDFRWYDRTLLDAVRSDEEHSHVFFRLLALCHTVMAETVDGKLEYQAQSPDEAALVSAARNFGFVFRTRTPNSITIEVMGRTEEYELLNILDFNNVRKRMSVILRRGDSVVLYCKGADNVIYDRLHGGQEDLKARTQDHLNKFAGEGLRTLVLAERRLTEQYYNDWRMRQQEAALSLDSREQKLNAIYEEIESEMQLVGVTAIEDKLQDGVPKSIANLQNAGIKIWVLTGDKQETAINIGYSCQLLTDELADVFIVDGNSVEEVEKQLRQFKESIKIYNRFRPGGSEGLERLNSESTIDPMSAAITQTSAFMQETNLPPTPPPPPAISVVTFRWDDKIKDNKGGPDSAECNDLFGDEKKSVGGGTASIMIDENTGFALVVNGHSLVHCLSPELENKFLDIASQCKAVICCRVTPLQKALVVELIKRAKNAVTLAIGDGANDVSMIKAAHIGVGISGQEGLQAVLSSDYAIAQFRYLERLLLVHGRWSYYRMCKFLRYFFYKNFAFTLCHCWYSLFCGFSAQTVFDPMFISVYNLFYTSLPVLALGVFEQDVSDKNSLEFPRLYTPGLKSELFNIREFIYSVLHGAFTSLILFLIPYGVYKDGVSQHGFIVSDHMTLGAVVATILIVDNTAQISLYTSYWTVVNHVTIWGSLVWYFVLDYFYNYVIGGPYVGSLTQAMKDMTFWFTMLITVMMLVSPVLAYKFYLLDVHPSLSDKIRQKSLKKIHSRASSNVRRTASSRRGRRSVRSGYAFAHQEGFGRLITSGKIMHKLPQDFAFPLGLGTKKTQALHNNLTSADGTTEKTNHSGQDMANNNNTNLRHNQNQNHSSMADITGDGRSSGGEGGRGSGGSEDMSPRAPCQDLDTINL
- the LOC6500529 gene encoding phospholipid-transporting ATPase ID isoform X2, with product MIGGRRCSEAARRLRQRPDHLELAVMERQEDEEVDYRIATDEAVTADRAAVSESASGRRTRWFHFARSSKNRRKRLHCEDDGEEGDKNSAEETGRRARLAQPEGMNIGSSTQTIATPLMTGDSFYSLATGAANPSVAKSEDLEQYKQRDPSVVSETKSARSMRRLSQMRRRRSSYYFSDNERRIRANDKEFNSQFKYHNNYIKTSKYSIFTFLPFNLLEQFQRLANFYFLCLLVLQLIPAISSLTPVTTAIPLIGVLTLTAVKDAYDDIQRHLSDSQVNNRKSKTLRNGKLVEAKWSEVQVGDVIRLDNNQFVAADILLLSTSEPNGLCFIETAELDGETNLKAKQCLTETIELGDRNDSLWNFNGEIICERPNNLLNKFDGTLMWRGQRFALDNEKILLRGCVLRNTQWCYGVVVFAGVDTKLMQNSGKTQFKSTGVDRLLNFIIIGIVLFLVSICAFFAIGCSVWEGFIGQHFQAYLPWERIIPKDYIPTGATVIGLLVFFSYAIVLNTVVPISLYVSVEVIRFVQSFLINWDEEMYYATTNTYAKARTTTLNEELGQIQYIFSDKTGTLTQNIMTFNKCSINGRTYGDVIDLRTGELIEITEQTIFQNSNTGPPVGGAAATAASAQSPPIILVHKAEVHAKKSSVVVTVSGETQPVPARSELSRKQVRYSAPSRSQEDNPDGLAPKASGGLSPASCHEDQRRSSLGAGLGGCFKRSGPVRQLSRTSSCDKVKILHASETETTEIVTETQDTTHPQKHPAQAQHHRKKLLKLRFKKAPSAADEGDCSTTNHNQHHSHQILHHHQNAFATNWSSSPQRVHAVQSVDFSANPHHESDFRWYDRTLLDAVRSDEEHSHVFFRLLALCHTVMAETVDGKLEYQAQSPDEAALVSAARNFGFVFRTRTPNSITIEVMGRTEEYELLNILDFNNVRKRMSVILRRGDSVVLYCKGADNVIYDRLHGGQEDLKARTQDHLNKFAGEGLRTLVLAERRLTEQYYNDWRMRQQEAALSLDSREQKLNAIYEEIESEMQLVGVTAIEDKLQDGVPKSIANLQNAGIKIWVLTGDKQETAINIGYSCQLLTDELADVFIVDGNSVEEVEKQLRQFKESIKIYNRFRPGGSEGLERLNSESTIDPMSAAITQTSAFMQETNLPPTPPPPPAISVVTFRWDDKIKDNKGGPDSAECNDLFGDEKKSVGGGTASIMIDENTGFALVVNGHSLVHCLSPELENKFLDIASQCKAVICCRVTPLQKALVVELIKRAKNAVTLAIGDGANDVSMIKAAHIGVGISGQEGLQAVLSSDYAIAQFRYLERLLLVHGRWSYYRMCKFLRYFFYKNFAFTLCHCWYSLFCGFSAQTVFDPMFISVYNLFYTSLPVLALGVFEQDVSDKNSLEFPRLYTPGLKSELFNIREFIYSVLHGAFTSLILFLIPYGVYKDGVSQHGFIVSDHMTLGAVVATILIVDNTAQISLYTSYWTVVNHVTIWGSLVWYFVLDYFYNYVIGGPYVGSLTQAMKDMTFWFTMLITVMMLVSPVLAYKFYLLDVHPSLSDKIRQKSLKKIHSRASSNVRRTASSRRGRRSVRSGYAFAHQEGFGRLITSGKIMHKLPQDFAFPLGLGTKKTQALHNNLTSADGTTEKTNHSGQDMANNNNTNLRHNQNQNHSSMADITGDGRSSGGEGGRGSGGSEDMSPRAPCQDLDTINL